A genomic segment from Phragmites australis chromosome 6, lpPhrAust1.1, whole genome shotgun sequence encodes:
- the LOC133920810 gene encoding aspartyl protease APCB1-like, with translation MAPGVDGRQQENVAEGALMWCCKNKPSNNSGEKVKVNDLITARRAPSPHTKTTYPDPPPILLTRLPWLALAASSDPASPSGSAAGISPEMPPPPPPAAEQPQLHGVVIITLPPPDQPSKGKTITAFTYSDDPAPPPPAPAMGFPAVAEARRSRRVLSPRRLAAIALVLGAVAVAAYYCFSSDLAVQFLGMEEQEAQKERNETRSFLLPLYPKARQGRALREFGDVKLAARRVDGGGGRSARNKMEVKKAAAMGTNSTALLPIKGNVFPDGQYYTSIFVGNPPRPYFLDVDTGSDLTWIQCDAPCTNCAKGPHPLYKPAKEKIVPPRDLLCQELQGNQNYCETCKQCDYEIEYADQSSSMGVLARDDMHLIATNGGREKLDFVFGCAYDQQGQLLSSPAKTDGILGLSSAAISLPSQLASHGIISNVFGHCITRETGGGGYMFLGDDYVPRWGMTWTSIRSGPDNLYHTQAQNVKYGDQHVSMHEQTGNSVHVIFDSGSSYTYLPNEIYENLIAAIKYVSPGFVQDSSDRTLPLCWKADFPVRYLEDVKQFFKPLNLHFGKKWLFMSKTFTISPEDYLIISDKGNVCLGLLNGTEINHGSTIIVGDVSLRGKLVVYDNQRWQIGWANSDCNKPQTQKGFPFFP, from the exons ATGGCGCCTGGTGTTGACGGGAGACAACAGGAGAATGTGGCGGAGGGGGCCCTCATGTGGTGCTGCAAG AACAAACCGTCGAATAATTCCGGCGAGAAAGTCAAAGTCAATGATCTAATCACAGCGCGCAGAGCTCCAAGTCCTCACACCAAAACCACCTACCCGGACCCACCCCCTATCCTCCTCACTCGCCTCCCATGGCTCGCCCTCGCCGCCTCCTCTGACCCTGCCTCCCCTTCCGGAAGCGCCGCCGGGATCTCGCCGGAGATGCCTCCGCCACCTCCGCCGGCGGCGGAGCAGCCGCAGCTTCACGGGGTGGTCATCATCACCCTCCCTCCCCCGGACCAGCCCTCCAAGGGCAAGACCATCACCGCCTTCACCTACAGCGACGACCCCGCGCCCCCGCCCCCGGCGCCGGCGATGGGGTTCCCCGCGGTGGCGGAGGCTAGGCGTTCGAGGCGGGTTCTCTCCCCTAGGCGGCTGGCGGCGATAGCCCTCGTGCTGGGGGCGGTCGCGGTCGCGGCGTACTACTGCTTCTCCTCGGACTTGGCCGTGCAGTTCCTGGGGATGGAGGAGCAGGAGGCGCAGAAGGAACGGAACGAGACCAGGTCCTTCCTGCTGCCGCTGTACCCCAAGGCGCGGCAGGGGCGCGCGCTGCGGGAGTTCGGGGACGTCAAGCTCGCCGCCAGGAgggtcgacggcggcggcggcaggagtgCGAGGAACAAGATGGAGGTCAAGAAGGCAGCCGCGATGGGGACGAACTCGACGGCTTTGCTCCCGATCAAGGGCAATGTCTTCCCCGATGG CCAGTATTATACATCAATCTTTGTTGGCAATCCTCCAAGACCGTACTTTCTTGATGTTGATACCGGAAGCGACTTGACATGGATCCAGTGTGATGCACCATGTACAAACTGCGCGAAA GGACCTCATCCTTTATATAAGCCAGCAAAAGAAAAGATAGTCCCTCCCAGGGATTTGTTATGCCAAGAGTTGCAAGGAAACCAGAACTACTGTGAAACCTGCAAGCAGTGTGACTATGAAATTGAATATGCAGACCAAAGTTCCTCCATGGgtgtccttgcgagggatgaTATGCATCTGATCGCGACCAATGGTGGAAGGGAAAAGCTAGACTTTGTCTTTGG GTGTGCATATGATCAGCAAGGCCAGCTTTTGTCCTCACCAGCAAAGACTGATGGGATCCTTGGACTTAGCAGTGCAGCGATAAGCCTTCCCAGTCAGCTGGCTAGCCACGGGATTATTTCCAACGTTTTTGGCCATTGTATCACTAGAGAGACAGGTGGGGGAGGATATATGTTTCTTGGTGATGATTATGTACCAAGATGGGGAATGACATGGACTTCTATTCGAAGTGGTCCAGA TAACTTATATCACACACAGGCCCAGAATGTAAAATATGGAGATCAGCATGTCAGTATGCATGAGCAGACAGGAAACTCAGTTCACGTTATTTTTGACAGTGGAAGCTCGTATACGTACCTCCCAAATGAAATATACGAAAACCTCATTGCAGCT ATTAAATATGTCTCCCCGGGTTTTGTCCAAGATAGTTCAGATCGGACATTACCTTTATGCTGGAAAGCTGATTTTCCTGTGAG GTATCTGGAAGATGTCAAGCAGTTCTTCAAGCCCTTGAACCTTCATTTTGGGAAAAAATGGCTTTTCATGTCTAAAACATTCACTATTTCTCCTGAGGATTACTTGATCATTAGT GATAAAGGGAATGTCTGTCTAGGGCTTCTCAATGGAACGGAGATTAATCACGGGTCAACCATTATAGTCGGAG ATGTTTCTCTGCGTGGCAAGTTAGTTGTGTATGACAATCAACGGTGGCAGATTGGATGGGCAAATTCAGATTGCAACAAGCCACAAACTCAAAAGGGATTTCCCTTCTTCCCCTGA